One Brassica napus cultivar Da-Ae chromosome C4, Da-Ae, whole genome shotgun sequence genomic region harbors:
- the LOC106408681 gene encoding uncharacterized protein LOC106408681, with protein MRMKLLLKVHKVWEVVENESDAVDNNDMATALLFQSVPEALILQVGELESEKKVWDAIKDREARLQTLMAEFDSLKMKDNKIIDDFVGKLSEISSKSAALWENMEESKLVKNFLKSLPRKKYIHIVASLEQLLDLKTTSFEDIIGRLKTYEERMREEEGENEDNNQSKLMYANMETQSNRDYHGEYRGRGRGYYRGRGRGGRSYWDSRDPTKVTCFRCDKIGHFAATCPDRLLKLQETQETREDETQKADGLMMHKVVYLNEQNVQPKVFVSSMDGDRIWYLDNGASNHMTGNKNYFKSIDETITGKVRFGDDSRINIEGKGFYLVRHTNRRKEATI; from the coding sequence ATGAGGATGAAACTTCTCCTCAAAGTTCATAAAGTATGGGAGGTTGTGGAGAATGAATCAGACGCAGTGGACAATAACGACATGGCAACGGCGCTTCTGTTTCAGTCTGTTCCAGAAGCCCTAATTCTGCAAGTCGGCGAGCTGGAGAGTGAAAAGAAGGTATGGGATGCCATTAAGGATAGAGAAGCAAGACTACAGACTCTTATGGCTGAATTTGATAGTCTCAAGATGAAGGATAACAAAATCATTGATGACTTtgttgggaagttatctgaaaTCTCGTCGAAATCAGCTGCGTTATGGGAAAACATGGAAGAAAGTAAGCTTGTCAAGAATTTTTTAAAGAGTCTACCAAGAAAGAAGTATATACACATCGTTGCATCACTCGAGCAACTCCTTGACCTAAAAACAACTAGCTTTGAAGATATCATAGGCCGTTTAAAAACCTATGAAGAACGTATgcgagaagaagaaggagaaaacgAAGACAATAATCAAAGCAAACTAATGTACGCTAACATGGAAACACAGTCAAACCGTGATTACCATGGCGAGtacagaggaagaggacgaggcTATTACAGAGGAAGGGGACGCGGTGGCAGATCGTATTGGGATAGCAGGGATCCGACCAAGGTTACATGCTTCAGGTGTGACAAAATAGGTCACTTTGCCGCCACTTGCCCCGACAGACTTCTCAAGTTGCAGGAGACACAAGAAACAAGAGAAGATGAGACACAAAAAGCTGATGGCTTAATGATGCACAAAGTAGTATACCTCAATGAACAAAACGTGCAACCTAAGGTGTTTGTGTCGAGCATGGATGGGGACAGAATTTGGTATCTTGATAACGGCGCCAGCAATCACATGACAGGAAACAAAAACTACTTTAAAAGTATTGATGAAACCATTACAGGGAAGGTGAGGTTTGGTGATGATTCAAGAATCAACATCGAAGGCAAGGGGTTCTATCTTGTTCGTCACACAAACCGGAGAAAAGAAGCTACTATCTAA